One segment of Gordonia terrae DNA contains the following:
- the sfnG gene encoding dimethylsulfone monooxygenase SfnG, translated as MSTESIADQIKFAYWVPNVSGGLVTSTIEQRTGWDYDYNVKLAQTAENNGFEYALSQVRYEASYGAEYQHESTSFSLALLLATQRLKVIAAVHPGLWHPAVLAKLGATADHLSKGRFAINVVSGWFKDEFTHLGEPWLEHDERYRRSGEFLEVIRKIWTEDEVDYRGDFYRIHDFTLKPKPLNTPERPNPELFQGGNSSAARNNGGRYADWYFSNGKDFDGVTEQLDDLRAVARAHQREVKFGLNGFIIARDTEKEARDTLREIVEKANRPAVEGFRDAVQQAGNSTGDKKGMWADSSFEDLVQYNDGFRTQLIGTPEQVAERIVAYKRLGVDLILGGFLHFQEEIEYFGEKVLPLVREIEGAQSSTAQAAAGVA; from the coding sequence ATGTCCACCGAGTCCATCGCGGACCAGATCAAGTTCGCCTACTGGGTGCCCAACGTCAGCGGCGGTCTGGTCACCAGCACCATCGAGCAGCGCACCGGCTGGGACTACGACTACAACGTCAAACTCGCACAGACCGCCGAGAACAACGGTTTCGAGTACGCGCTGTCGCAGGTGCGGTACGAGGCGAGCTACGGAGCCGAATATCAGCACGAATCCACGAGTTTCAGCCTTGCGCTCCTGCTCGCCACGCAGCGGCTGAAGGTGATCGCCGCGGTGCATCCGGGTCTCTGGCATCCGGCCGTCCTGGCCAAGCTCGGCGCGACCGCCGACCATCTGTCCAAGGGCCGCTTCGCGATCAACGTCGTCAGCGGTTGGTTCAAGGACGAGTTCACCCACCTCGGCGAGCCGTGGCTCGAGCACGACGAACGGTACCGGCGCAGCGGTGAGTTCCTCGAGGTCATCCGCAAGATCTGGACCGAGGACGAGGTCGACTACCGCGGCGACTTCTACCGGATCCACGACTTCACGTTGAAGCCCAAGCCGCTCAACACACCTGAGCGTCCGAACCCGGAGTTGTTCCAAGGTGGGAACTCGTCGGCCGCCCGCAACAACGGCGGACGCTACGCGGACTGGTATTTCTCCAACGGCAAGGACTTCGACGGCGTCACCGAACAACTCGATGACCTCCGCGCCGTCGCACGCGCTCACCAGCGCGAGGTGAAGTTCGGGCTCAACGGCTTCATCATCGCGCGTGACACCGAGAAAGAGGCCCGCGACACCCTGCGCGAGATCGTCGAGAAGGCGAATCGTCCGGCGGTCGAGGGTTTCCGGGACGCCGTCCAGCAGGCGGGCAACTCCACCGGCGACAAGAAGGGCATGTGGGCCGACTCGTCGTTCGAGGACCTCGTGCAGTACAACGACGGCTTCCGCACCCAGCTGATCGGTACCCCGGAACAGGTGGCCGAGCGCATCGTCGCCTACAAACGTCTGGGCGTCGACCTCATCCTGGGTGGCTTCCTGCACTTCCAGGAGGAGATCGAGTACTTCGGCGAGAAGGTCCTTCCCCTGGTCCGTGAGATCGAGGGTGCCCAGAGCAGCACTGCCCAGGCCGCTGCGGGAGTGGCGTGA
- a CDS encoding DUF4395 domain-containing protein, with amino-acid sequence MSVRSVLTFPNPVNDYAARSTAGLVVVLAIVAVAVDTPVLYGILALGFVLRVASGPTLSPFGQLSVRVLVPKVIRKEKLVPGPPKRFAQTIGLVVSATAFVLSLLGYGLAAQITTGVLIAAATLEAVFGFCLGCTIFGFLQRRGVIPESVCEACNNISLRNPAAV; translated from the coding sequence ATGTCGGTGCGCTCTGTACTCACGTTCCCGAACCCGGTCAACGACTATGCCGCGCGGTCCACCGCGGGTCTCGTCGTCGTCCTCGCCATCGTCGCGGTCGCGGTTGACACCCCCGTGCTGTACGGAATCCTGGCCCTCGGATTCGTCCTGCGCGTGGCGTCGGGGCCCACCCTCTCGCCATTCGGACAGCTCTCGGTGCGCGTGCTCGTGCCCAAGGTCATCCGTAAGGAGAAACTGGTACCGGGGCCGCCCAAACGGTTCGCACAGACCATCGGACTCGTCGTCAGCGCCACCGCATTCGTGCTGAGCCTGCTCGGCTACGGGTTGGCCGCTCAGATCACCACGGGCGTCCTGATCGCAGCCGCGACCCTCGAGGCCGTCTTCGGCTTCTGCCTGGGATGCACCATCTTCGGATTCCTGCAGCGCCGCGGCGTCATCCCCGAGTCCGTCTGCGAGGCGTGCAACAACATCTCGCTCCGCAATCCGGCCGCCGTCTAG
- a CDS encoding LLM class flavin-dependent oxidoreductase has translation MSLHFHWFLPTYGDSRNLIAGGHGSQMTGDRPADLRYLKQLAGAAEANGFEAVLTPAGLWCEDAWLTTAALIDATESLKFLVAFRPGLISPTLAAQMAATFQWHSQGRLLVNVVTGGESSEQRAFGDFLAKNARYERCDEYLEIIRRLWTEDAPVDVVGKYLRVEGAQLGRRPDPTPEIFFGGSSPAAGDVAAKHADTYLTWGERPDAVAEKIAWVNGLAAAQGRELSHGIRFHVIARETSEQAWAEAARLLGALDPAQVATAQQNLARSESEGQRRMSELHGRGTGFADHNDPHSLEIHPGVWAGVGLVRGGAGTALVGSYDEVAALIAEYAALGLDHFILSGYPHLEEAYHFGDGVRPALARLGLLDPASAGLSEAVRTAFLPRLQAASS, from the coding sequence GTGTCTCTGCATTTTCACTGGTTTCTGCCCACCTACGGCGACTCGCGCAACCTGATCGCCGGCGGACACGGCAGCCAGATGACGGGGGACCGCCCGGCCGATCTGCGATACCTCAAGCAACTCGCCGGTGCCGCCGAGGCCAACGGCTTCGAGGCGGTCCTGACCCCGGCCGGGCTGTGGTGTGAGGACGCCTGGCTGACCACGGCCGCACTCATCGACGCCACCGAGAGCCTCAAGTTCCTGGTGGCGTTCCGGCCCGGACTCATCTCGCCGACACTGGCAGCGCAGATGGCCGCCACGTTCCAATGGCATTCGCAGGGCCGTCTGCTGGTCAACGTCGTGACCGGTGGCGAGTCGAGTGAGCAGCGCGCCTTCGGCGACTTCCTGGCGAAGAACGCGCGGTACGAGCGCTGCGACGAGTACCTGGAGATCATCCGGCGGCTCTGGACCGAGGACGCGCCCGTCGACGTGGTGGGGAAGTACCTCCGCGTCGAAGGTGCGCAGCTCGGCCGCCGCCCCGATCCGACGCCGGAGATCTTCTTCGGCGGGTCCTCCCCGGCCGCCGGCGACGTCGCGGCCAAACACGCCGACACCTACCTCACCTGGGGTGAGCGTCCGGACGCGGTCGCCGAGAAGATCGCCTGGGTCAACGGCCTCGCCGCCGCGCAGGGCCGCGAGCTCTCCCACGGCATCCGGTTCCACGTGATCGCCCGCGAGACGTCCGAGCAGGCCTGGGCCGAGGCGGCTCGTCTGCTCGGTGCGCTCGACCCCGCGCAGGTCGCCACCGCTCAGCAGAATCTGGCGCGCTCGGAGTCCGAGGGGCAGCGGCGTATGTCCGAACTCCACGGTCGTGGAACCGGTTTCGCCGACCACAACGACCCGCACTCGCTGGAGATCCACCCCGGCGTGTGGGCCGGGGTCGGGCTGGTCCGTGGTGGTGCCGGTACCGCTCTGGTCGGTTCGTACGACGAGGTGGCCGCACTCATCGCCGAATACGCCGCGCTCGGACTCGACCATTTCATCTTGTCCGGCTATCCGCACCTCGAAGAGGCATACCACTTCGGCGACGGGGTCCGGCCCGCTCTCGCCCGGCTGGGCCTGCTCGACCCGGCGTCGGCCGGCCTGTCCGAGGCCGTGCGGACCGCGTTCCTTCCGCGCCTGCAGGCTGCATCGTCCTGA
- a CDS encoding SfnB family sulfur acquisition oxidoreductase, translated as MTAVSQARSRAATRIGTDAEALSVARELAAEFAVGAAERDRERRLPRAEIDRLSESGLLALTVPARFGGLDVRPSVLAEVVAILAAADASIAQIPHSHFVYLNLVRLSAGHALQERIFTDVLAGGRVANAQSERGGKTVADISTRLSPTDGGDGRFVLDGEKFYCTGSLFADTLAVLARLDVAAGDLVPGEYVAFIPADAAGVEIVDDWDAVGQRTTGSGTVRFTGVTVGVEDLVTRAPATSTPTGYGAFAQLLHVAIDVGIARGALREAAEFVRTKSRPWFEAEVDRAVDDPLVVQRFGELEVDVATAEATLAAAGRRVDTAVGAASGESGRAGVDASLAVAEASIAVATAKAVADRVATPVASALFEVSGTRSAAAGSGLDRYWRDARTHTLHDPVRWKYQHIGRWVLRGEEPPLHGVI; from the coding sequence GTGACCGCAGTGAGCCAGGCACGGTCCCGGGCCGCCACACGAATCGGGACCGACGCCGAGGCGTTGTCCGTCGCGCGGGAACTGGCCGCCGAATTCGCGGTGGGGGCCGCCGAACGGGACCGCGAGCGGCGGTTGCCCCGTGCCGAGATCGACCGGCTCTCGGAGTCGGGTCTGCTGGCGCTCACCGTCCCCGCGCGATTCGGCGGTCTCGACGTGCGGCCCAGCGTGCTTGCCGAGGTGGTCGCGATCCTGGCCGCCGCGGACGCGAGCATCGCGCAGATCCCGCACAGCCACTTCGTCTATCTCAACCTCGTCCGGCTGTCGGCAGGACATGCGTTGCAGGAGCGGATCTTCACCGACGTGCTCGCCGGTGGCCGGGTGGCCAATGCCCAGTCCGAGCGGGGCGGCAAGACCGTCGCCGACATCTCGACGCGGCTGAGTCCGACCGACGGCGGGGATGGGCGATTCGTCCTCGACGGTGAGAAGTTCTACTGCACCGGCTCGCTGTTCGCGGACACCCTCGCCGTGCTCGCCAGGCTGGACGTCGCCGCCGGCGACCTCGTGCCCGGGGAGTACGTCGCGTTCATCCCGGCCGACGCCGCCGGCGTGGAGATCGTCGATGACTGGGATGCGGTGGGGCAGCGCACGACAGGTTCGGGGACCGTCCGCTTCACCGGGGTGACAGTGGGGGTCGAGGATCTCGTGACGCGCGCACCGGCCACGTCCACACCCACCGGGTACGGCGCGTTCGCCCAGTTGCTGCATGTGGCGATCGACGTCGGGATCGCGCGGGGTGCGCTGCGGGAGGCGGCCGAGTTCGTGCGCACCAAGTCACGGCCGTGGTTCGAGGCCGAGGTCGATCGCGCCGTCGACGATCCGCTCGTGGTCCAGCGATTCGGCGAGCTGGAGGTCGATGTGGCGACCGCCGAGGCGACTCTTGCGGCCGCCGGCCGTCGGGTCGACACGGCCGTGGGTGCGGCGTCGGGGGAGTCGGGTCGCGCCGGCGTCGACGCGTCGCTTGCCGTCGCCGAGGCGTCGATCGCCGTCGCCACGGCCAAGGCGGTCGCCGATCGGGTTGCCACGCCGGTGGCCTCGGCGCTGTTCGAGGTGAGCGGAACCCGCAGTGCCGCAGCCGGGAGCGGTCTCGACCGCTACTGGCGTGACGCCCGCACTCACACGCTCCACGATCCGGTCCGCTGGAAGTACCAGCACATCGGCCGTTGGGTGCTGCGCGGCGAGGAGCCGCCCCTGCACGGCGTGATCTGA
- a CDS encoding serine/threonine-protein kinase yields MAGSRVNTQFGPYRLDELLGRGGMGEVYRAYDTTKDRVVALKLLNPGLAHDPMYQERFRRESHAAARLGEPHVIPIHDWGEIDGVLFIDMRLVAGEDLRALLTQNTRLAPERAVSIVEQVAAALDAAHSEGLVHRDIKPENILVGANDFAYLVDFGIAHAAEDTHLTQTGTAVGSIAYMAPELFDAAQVSAASDIYALACVLFECLTGRVPHPAKTVSAAIKAAVLSPPPSPSAVNADVPPAMDEVIRTALAADPAVRHGSALALARAARAALAGGVDDVRSGPILVKPAPAAPEAPTGVVRAPDTVIAPTDPVYEPTLVRHTTGPEAGAGTTQLSGPQQLSGPQQFSGPHGYAPPQHYSDAQYLGGRDQGYPPGFSGPHEGASAYGPPGYPPAYPPAQRRSVAIPVLIALIAVALVGLAVLGGVLIAGSGDDTTTRADDEPTTPTVTETVAPPPTVQNAPPAPPAPAAPPPGSSPCDATVGIGTSVTSCPFAFAVRDAYAVSGAARSPRVVVAISPVTGQAYAMNCVPEGAIVACRGGNDAVVHIY; encoded by the coding sequence ATGGCTGGGAGTCGGGTCAACACACAGTTCGGGCCGTACCGCCTCGACGAGTTGCTGGGCCGCGGTGGGATGGGCGAGGTCTACCGCGCATACGACACGACCAAGGATCGGGTCGTCGCGCTCAAGCTGCTCAATCCCGGACTGGCCCACGATCCGATGTACCAGGAGCGGTTTCGCCGCGAATCGCATGCCGCGGCACGGCTCGGGGAGCCCCACGTCATCCCGATTCACGACTGGGGTGAGATCGACGGGGTGCTGTTCATCGACATGCGCCTGGTCGCGGGCGAGGATCTGCGCGCGCTTCTGACGCAGAACACCCGGCTCGCCCCTGAACGCGCGGTGTCGATCGTCGAGCAGGTGGCCGCAGCGCTCGACGCCGCGCATTCCGAGGGGCTCGTGCACCGCGACATCAAGCCGGAGAACATCCTGGTCGGCGCCAACGACTTCGCCTACCTCGTCGATTTCGGTATCGCGCACGCTGCCGAGGACACCCACCTCACCCAGACCGGTACGGCGGTCGGGTCGATCGCCTACATGGCGCCGGAGCTCTTCGACGCCGCGCAGGTCAGCGCTGCCAGCGACATCTACGCCCTGGCATGTGTCCTCTTCGAGTGTCTGACCGGCCGCGTGCCGCACCCGGCGAAGACGGTGAGCGCGGCCATCAAGGCGGCGGTGCTGTCACCGCCGCCATCACCCAGTGCGGTCAACGCCGACGTACCGCCCGCGATGGACGAGGTGATCCGCACGGCCCTGGCCGCCGACCCCGCGGTGCGCCACGGCTCCGCGCTCGCGCTCGCCCGGGCGGCCCGCGCCGCTCTCGCCGGGGGCGTGGACGATGTCCGGTCGGGGCCGATCCTCGTCAAGCCGGCGCCCGCAGCGCCGGAGGCGCCGACCGGTGTCGTGCGTGCGCCGGACACGGTCATCGCGCCCACCGACCCGGTGTACGAACCGACCCTCGTACGGCACACGACGGGTCCTGAGGCGGGAGCCGGGACCACGCAGCTCTCCGGCCCGCAGCAGCTCTCCGGCCCGCAGCAGTTCTCGGGCCCGCACGGTTACGCGCCGCCGCAGCACTATTCGGATGCCCAGTACCTCGGGGGTCGGGATCAGGGGTATCCGCCAGGCTTCTCGGGTCCGCACGAGGGGGCCTCGGCGTACGGACCACCCGGGTATCCGCCCGCATACCCGCCGGCCCAGCGCCGCTCGGTCGCGATTCCGGTGCTGATCGCCTTGATCGCGGTGGCGCTCGTCGGGCTCGCCGTCCTCGGCGGCGTCCTGATCGCGGGCTCGGGCGACGACACCACCACGCGGGCCGACGACGAACCGACCACGCCGACGGTGACCGAGACGGTCGCACCTCCGCCGACCGTCCAGAACGCCCCGCCGGCACCCCCGGCCCCGGCAGCGCCGCCTCCTGGCTCGAGCCCGTGCGATGCGACGGTCGGGATCGGTACCTCGGTGACCAGTTGCCCGTTCGCGTTCGCAGTCCGCGACGCCTACGCGGTGTCGGGGGCTGCGCGGTCCCCGCGCGTCGTGGTTGCGATCAGCCCGGTCACCGGCCAGGCCTATGCGATGAACTGCGTGCCCGAGGGCGCGATCGTCGCCTGCCGCGGAGGCAACGACGCCGTGGTGCACATCTACTGA
- a CDS encoding fatty acid desaturase family protein translates to MTIDISRDLETTIGDNLPALHRVGADDTVANDPNTVVLSYEQVEALGKDLDALRARIVADLGQKDRDYLYSVIRAQRGFEIGGRALMYLGFFPPAWIAAVGALSVSKILDNMEIGHNVMHGQYDWMREDTYNSREFEWDTVCPADQWKHSHNYLHHTFTNILGEDRDIGYGILRMARDQKWNPYYLGNLGYATALMLLFEWGVMLHDLEAENVITGKRKWSDIKGLVKGMWRKAGRQVLKDYVVFPALTGPLFVPTLIGNATANLVRNVWTYSIIFCGHFPTGAQTFTSEECQNETRGQWYLRQMLGSANITGSPLFHIMSGNLSHQIEHHLFPDIPASRYPEMSAEVQEICERYGLPYNTGSLSHQLASTWKKIAKLSLPNWMTRDDDDLTVIVEREKPASVA, encoded by the coding sequence ATGACCATCGACATCAGCCGTGACCTCGAGACCACCATCGGCGACAACCTGCCCGCGCTGCACCGAGTCGGCGCCGACGACACCGTCGCGAACGACCCGAACACCGTCGTGCTGTCCTACGAGCAGGTCGAAGCGCTCGGGAAGGACCTCGACGCCCTGCGTGCCCGCATCGTCGCCGACCTCGGCCAGAAAGACCGCGACTACCTGTACTCGGTGATCCGCGCCCAGCGCGGCTTCGAGATCGGCGGGCGCGCACTCATGTATCTCGGGTTCTTCCCGCCGGCCTGGATCGCCGCGGTCGGCGCGCTCTCCGTGTCGAAGATCCTCGACAACATGGAGATCGGCCACAACGTCATGCACGGCCAGTACGACTGGATGCGCGAGGACACCTACAACTCCCGCGAATTCGAGTGGGACACCGTCTGTCCGGCCGACCAGTGGAAGCACAGTCACAACTACCTGCACCACACCTTCACCAACATCCTCGGTGAGGACCGCGACATCGGCTACGGCATCCTGCGCATGGCCCGCGATCAGAAGTGGAACCCCTACTACCTGGGGAACCTCGGGTACGCGACCGCACTGATGCTGCTGTTCGAGTGGGGCGTCATGCTGCACGACCTCGAAGCCGAGAACGTCATCACCGGCAAGCGCAAGTGGAGCGACATCAAGGGCCTCGTGAAAGGCATGTGGCGCAAGGCCGGTCGCCAGGTCCTGAAGGACTACGTGGTGTTCCCGGCGCTCACCGGCCCGTTGTTCGTCCCGACCCTCATCGGTAACGCGACCGCGAACCTCGTGCGCAACGTCTGGACCTACTCGATCATCTTCTGCGGCCACTTCCCGACCGGCGCCCAGACATTCACGTCCGAGGAATGCCAGAACGAGACGCGCGGCCAGTGGTACCTGCGGCAGATGCTCGGTTCGGCGAACATCACCGGGAGTCCGCTGTTCCACATCATGAGCGGCAACCTGTCCCACCAGATCGAGCACCACCTGTTCCCCGACATCCCGGCCAGCCGCTACCCCGAGATGTCCGCAGAGGTCCAGGAGATCTGCGAGCGCTACGGGCTGCCCTACAACACCGGGTCCCTGAGCCACCAGCTCGCGTCGACCTGGAAGAAGATCGCCAAGCTGTCGCTGCCCAACTGGATGACCCGCGACGACGATGATCTGACGGTGATCGTCGAGCGCGAGAAGCCCGCGTCGGTCGCCTGA
- a CDS encoding TetR family transcriptional regulator, with protein sequence MTRTREPGRRDAQTRADRKNQTRQALLDTTRSLVGERSFGSISLREVARGAGIVPTAFYRHFASMEDLGVTVVEDSMRVLRRALRDGRRDLAAREALPTAQNSLAILLRHVRENESQFRFLVREQHGGIAEIRRAIDTELRLFSKELAIDLARIPDLSRWQPDDLELAAELIVVIMLTAVADLLDGEYRGRGAEQEIVERTERQLVMVFLGMGQWRPSTD encoded by the coding sequence GTGACACGCACGCGAGAGCCGGGCCGACGCGATGCTCAGACGCGTGCGGACCGCAAGAACCAGACGCGCCAGGCGCTGCTGGACACCACGCGGTCACTGGTCGGTGAGCGCAGCTTCGGCAGCATCAGCCTCCGCGAGGTCGCCCGCGGCGCCGGGATCGTGCCGACTGCCTTCTATCGCCACTTCGCGTCGATGGAAGATCTCGGGGTCACCGTCGTCGAGGACTCGATGCGCGTCCTACGCCGGGCGCTGCGTGACGGTCGACGCGACCTGGCGGCGCGCGAGGCCCTGCCGACCGCGCAGAACTCGCTCGCGATCCTGCTGCGACATGTGCGCGAGAACGAATCGCAGTTCCGGTTCCTGGTGCGGGAACAGCACGGCGGCATCGCCGAGATCCGGCGCGCGATCGACACCGAACTCCGGCTGTTCTCCAAAGAGCTCGCGATCGATCTCGCGCGTATCCCCGACCTGTCGCGCTGGCAGCCCGACGACCTCGAACTCGCGGCGGAACTGATCGTCGTCATCATGCTCACCGCCGTGGCCGATCTGCTCGACGGGGAGTACCGCGGCCGTGGCGCGGAGCAGGAGATCGTCGAACGCACCGAGCGGCAGCTCGTGATGGTCTTCCTCGGCATGGGCCAGTGGCGCCCGTCGACCGACTGA
- a CDS encoding TerD family protein: MSALTKGQNGPLPTTDVIVSVDLATAADLSALLVTDRGVVRTDDDFVFYNQPSGPGVRLQQAPGGGAQLHVSTTGIPADIDAVRAVITLDDASSTFGRFAPPVARVTDAAGRPLYDFTITGLTSESVVVALEVYRRHDDWKVRAVGQGYAGGFADLVRDHGVSVDDEPHAAPAPPAPVSYSRPAAPTPPPAPPATPPQPAAAPRPPAPPSSPEISLRKGAPVSLTKGQRVTLRKEGGVALTDIQMGLGWDPVRGGFGRGGSIDLDASVLMFSGGKCVETVYYGHLNSKNRSILHSGDNLTGEGEGDDEVIRVALQSVPPQIDALMFIVTSYRGHTFEKIENAYCRLVDETTSAELARYTLKGGMPFTAVAMAVISRDGGEWKLRAIGDGFNAKTPKKAISHVGTYL; the protein is encoded by the coding sequence ATGTCTGCTCTGACCAAAGGCCAGAACGGCCCGTTGCCGACCACCGATGTCATCGTCTCCGTGGATCTCGCGACCGCCGCCGACCTGTCGGCGCTGCTGGTGACCGACCGTGGCGTCGTACGCACCGACGACGACTTCGTCTTCTACAACCAGCCCTCGGGACCGGGCGTCCGGTTGCAGCAGGCTCCGGGAGGTGGTGCGCAACTGCACGTCTCGACGACCGGGATTCCAGCGGACATCGATGCGGTGCGCGCGGTGATCACCCTCGACGACGCGTCGTCGACCTTCGGCCGGTTCGCACCGCCGGTTGCGCGGGTCACCGACGCCGCCGGCCGCCCTCTGTATGACTTCACCATCACCGGTCTCACCAGTGAGTCCGTTGTCGTCGCGCTCGAGGTGTACCGCCGACACGACGACTGGAAGGTTCGTGCGGTCGGGCAGGGATACGCCGGTGGTTTCGCCGACCTCGTCCGTGACCACGGCGTGAGCGTCGACGACGAACCGCACGCTGCACCCGCCCCGCCGGCGCCGGTCAGCTACTCACGTCCGGCTGCGCCCACGCCGCCCCCGGCACCCCCGGCCACCCCGCCGCAGCCTGCCGCGGCGCCGCGACCCCCGGCCCCGCCGTCGTCCCCGGAGATCAGTCTCCGCAAGGGCGCGCCCGTCAGCCTGACCAAAGGGCAGCGGGTGACCCTCCGCAAAGAAGGCGGCGTGGCGCTCACCGACATCCAGATGGGGTTGGGATGGGACCCGGTACGCGGCGGATTCGGCCGGGGCGGCTCGATCGATCTCGACGCCTCGGTGCTCATGTTCTCAGGTGGGAAGTGCGTGGAGACCGTCTACTACGGCCATCTCAACAGCAAGAACCGTTCGATCCTGCATTCCGGGGACAACCTCACCGGCGAGGGCGAGGGCGACGACGAGGTCATCCGCGTTGCGCTGCAATCGGTCCCACCCCAGATCGACGCGTTGATGTTCATCGTCACGTCCTACCGGGGCCACACATTCGAGAAGATCGAGAACGCCTACTGCCGTCTCGTCGACGAGACGACCTCGGCCGAGCTGGCCCGCTACACCCTCAAGGGCGGTATGCCGTTCACCGCCGTCGCGATGGCTGTCATCTCCCGCGACGGCGGCGAATGGAAGCTCCGGGCGATCGGCGACGGTTTCAACGCGAAGACACCGAAGAAGGCCATATCGCACGTCGGCACATACCTCTGA
- a CDS encoding ferredoxin reductase, translating into MSIRTPQDQTRADADATPGRWSRLVGSIVEAALSPHPVDRYLELLDPMITWRDLRGEITRVERPTSRTVRLTIRPTRQWQGHEAGQFVQLKVVIDGVRHTRCFSPANAAAGPDGDIELTITAHDDGFVSTHLREHARAGDVVGLSAASGDFMLPETDPTSAVFVSGGSGITPVLSMARTLVARQYAGPITFVHYARTPSDVAYRTELRELAAAHPRFDLRLHHTRDEADGHFTAAHLDGIPGLSDADVFVCGPATLMDEVARAHAELEISQPLHSEAFAPVVPAVDPDSVEGEVTFSTSGTSAANDGRPILDQAESAGLTPESGCRMGICFSCVATKKFGCTRNVLTGEVDDESDTQIQLCISAPVGSVDIEI; encoded by the coding sequence ATGAGCATCCGCACACCCCAGGACCAGACCCGCGCCGACGCCGACGCCACGCCCGGCCGGTGGAGCCGTCTGGTCGGTTCGATCGTCGAAGCCGCACTCTCGCCGCATCCGGTCGACCGCTATCTCGAACTTCTCGACCCGATGATCACCTGGCGCGACCTGCGCGGCGAGATCACCCGTGTCGAGCGGCCCACGTCGCGCACCGTCCGACTCACCATTCGTCCCACCCGGCAGTGGCAAGGCCATGAAGCGGGCCAGTTCGTGCAGCTCAAGGTCGTCATCGACGGCGTCCGCCACACGCGCTGTTTCTCGCCGGCCAATGCCGCCGCGGGCCCGGACGGCGACATCGAACTGACGATCACCGCCCACGACGACGGCTTCGTGTCCACTCACCTGCGCGAGCACGCCCGCGCCGGCGACGTCGTCGGCCTGTCCGCCGCGAGCGGTGACTTCATGTTGCCGGAGACCGATCCGACCTCGGCGGTCTTCGTCAGCGGCGGCAGTGGGATTACACCTGTACTCTCAATGGCGAGAACACTCGTCGCCCGACAGTACGCCGGACCGATCACGTTCGTGCACTACGCGCGCACCCCGTCCGACGTCGCCTACCGCACGGAACTCCGTGAGCTCGCCGCCGCGCATCCCCGGTTCGATCTGCGCCTGCACCACACCCGCGACGAGGCCGACGGACACTTCACCGCCGCGCACCTCGACGGAATCCCCGGACTGTCCGACGCCGACGTCTTCGTCTGCGGCCCGGCCACGCTGATGGACGAGGTCGCCCGGGCACACGCGGAACTCGAGATCTCGCAGCCGCTGCACAGCGAGGCTTTCGCTCCGGTCGTCCCGGCCGTCGACCCGGACTCCGTCGAGGGCGAGGTCACGTTCTCCACATCGGGGACATCGGCGGCCAACGACGGCCGTCCGATCCTCGACCAGGCCGAGTCCGCCGGACTCACGCCCGAGTCCGGGTGCCGGATGGGCATCTGCTTCTCCTGTGTCGCGACGAAGAAGTTCGGATGCACCCGCAACGTCCTGACCGGCGAGGTCGACGACGAATCCGACACCCAGATCCAGCTGTGCATCAGCGCCCCGGTCGGCTCCGTCGACATCGAGATCTGA